A window of Equus caballus isolate H_3958 breed thoroughbred chromosome 10, TB-T2T, whole genome shotgun sequence contains these coding sequences:
- the C5AR2 gene encoding C5a anaphylatoxin chemotactic receptor 2 — MENASLNYDYAHYDHLPDLPVDCADHACASTDPLGTAPLLLYAAVFLVGVPGNAMVAWVTGKEARQRAGVTWLLHLAMADLLCCGSLPILAVPIARGGHWPFGAVGCRALPSVILLSMYASVLLLAALSADLCLLALRPTWGTAARRMHRVRAACVAAWALALLLTVPSAIYRRLHQEHFPRRLECVVDYGGSVMAESTVTAIRFIFGFLGPLVVVASCHGALLCHVAQRRWPLGIAVVVGFFVCWAPYQMLGLVLAVAAPHSALLARALRAEPLVVGLALAHSCLNPVLFLYFGRAQLRRSLPAACRWALKESQSKDESEVSKKSTSHDLVSEMEV, encoded by the coding sequence ATGGAGAACGCGTCCCTCAACTACGACTACGCGCACTACGACCACCTGCCCGACCTCCCCGTGGACTGCGCGGACCACGCCTGCGCCTCCACCGACCCCCTGGGCACTGCCCCGCTCCTGCTCTATGCCGCTGTCTTCCTGGTGGGGGTGCCGGGCAACGCCATGGTGGCCTGGGTGACCGGCAAAGAGGCCCGCCAGAGGGCGGGTGTCACCTGGCTCCTCCACCTGGCCATGGCAGACCTGCTCTGCTGTGGCTCCCTCCCCATCCTGGCCGTGCCCATCGCCCGCGGGGGCCACTGGCCGTTTGGGGCCGTGGGCTGCCGGGCCCTGCCCTCCGTCATCCTGTTGTCCATGTACGCCAGCGTCCTGCTCCTGGCTGCGCTCAGCGCCGACCTCTGCCTGCTGGCCCTCAGGCCCACCTGGGGGACCGCGGCTCGGCGGATGCACAGGGTGCGTGCGGCCTGTGTGGCAGCCTGGGCGCTGGCCTTGCTGCTGACCGTCCCCTCGGCCATCTACCGCCGGCTGCACCAGGAGCATTTCCCACGCCGGCTGGAGTGCGTGGTGGACTACGGGGGCTCGGTCATGGCTGAGAGCACCGTGACCGCCATCCGGTTTATTTTCGGCTTCCTGGGGCCCCTGGTGGTCGTGGCCAGCTGCCACGGTGCCCTCCTGTGTCACGTGGCCCAACGCCGCTGGCCGCTGGGCATAGCCGTGGTGGTGGGGTTCTTTGTCTGCTGGGCCCCCTACCAGATGCTGGGGCTGGTCCTCGCCGTGGCTGCCCCACACTCCGCgctcctggcccgggccctgcGGGCTGAACCCCTGGTCGTGGGCCTTGCTCTTGCTCACAGCTGCCTCAATCCCGTGCTTTTCCTGTATTTCGGGCGGGCTCAGCTGCGCCGGTCACTGCCAGCCGCATGTCGCTGGGCCCTGAAGGAGTCACAGAGCAAGGATGAAAGTGAGGTCAGCAAGAAATCCACCAGCCATGACCTGGTCTCGGAGATGGAGGTCTAG